One Rhinopithecus roxellana isolate Shanxi Qingling chromosome 7, ASM756505v1, whole genome shotgun sequence DNA segment encodes these proteins:
- the FLNA gene encoding filamin-A isoform X2 yields MSSSHSRAGQSAAGAAPGGGADTRDAEMPATEKDLAEDAPWKKIQQNTFTRWCNEHLKCVSKRIANLQTDLSDGLRLIALLEVLSQKKMHRKHNQRPTFRQMQLENVSVALEFLDRESIKLVSIDSKAIVDGNLKLILGLIWTLILHYSISMPMWDEEEDEEAKKQTPKQRLLGWIQNKLPQLPITNFSRDWQSGRALGALVDSCAPGLCPDWDSWDASKPVNNAREAMQQADDWLGIPQVITPEEIVDPNVDEHSVMTYLSQFPKAKLKPGAPLRPKLNPKKARAYGPGIEPTGNMVKKRAEFTVETRSAGQGEVLVYVEDPAGHQEEAKVTANNDKNRTFSVWYVPEVTGTHKVTVLFAGQHIAKSPFEVYVDKSQGDASKVTAQGPGLEPSGNIANKTTYFEIFTAGAGTGKVEVVIQDPAGQKGTVEPQLEARGDSTYRCTYQPTMEGVHTVHVTFAGVPIPRSPYTVTVGQACNPSACRAVGRGLQPKGVRVKETADFKVYTKGAGSGELKVTVKGPKGEERVKQKDLGDGVYGFEYYPTVPGTYIVTITWGGQNIGRSPFEVKVGTECGNQKVRAWGPGLEGGVVGKSADFVVEAIGDDVGTLGFSVEGPSQAKIECDDKGDGSCDVRYWPQEAGEYAVHVLCNSEDIRLSPFMADIRDAPQDFHPDRVKARGPGLEKTGVAVNKPAEFTVDAKHGGKAPLRVQVQDNEGCPVEALVKDNGNGTYSCSYVPRKPVKHTAMVSWGGVSIPNSPFRVNVGAGSHPNKVKVYGPGVAKTGLKAHEPTYFTVDCAEAGQGDVSIGIKCAPGVVGPAEADIDFDIIRNDNDTFTVKYTPRGAGSYTIMVLFADQATPTSPIRVKVEPSHDASKVKAEGPGLSRTGVELGKPTHFTVNAKAAGKGKLDVQFSGLTKGDAVRDVDIIDHHDNTYTVKYTPVQQGPVGVNVTYGGDPIPKSPFSVAVSPSLDLSKIKVSGLGEKVDVGKDQEFTVKSKGAGGQGKVASKIVGPSGAAVPCKVEPGLGADNSVVRFVPREEGPYEVEVTYDGVPVPGSPFPVEAVAPTKPSKVKAFGPGLQGGSAGSPARFTIDTKGAGTGGLGLTVEGPCEAQLECLDNGDGTCSVSYVPTEPGDYNINILFADTHIPGSPFKAHVVPCFDASKVKCSGPGLERATAGEVGQFQVDCSSAGSAELTIEICSEAGLPAEVYIQDHGDGTHTITYIPLCPGAYTVTIKYGGQPVPNFPSKLQVEPAVDTSGIQCYGPGIDGQGVFREATTEFSVDARALTQTGGPHVKARVANPSGNLTETYVQDRGDGTYKVEYTPYEEGLHSVDVTYDGSPVPSSPFQVPVTEGCDPSRVRVHGPGIQSGTTNKPNKFTVETRGAGTGGLGLAVEGPSEAKMSCMDNKDGSCSVEYIPYEAGTYSLNVTYGGHQVPGSPFKVPVHDVTDASKVKCSGPGLSPGVVRANLPQSFQVDTSKAGVAPLQVKVQGPKGLVEPVDVVDNADGTQTVNYVPSREGPYSISVLYGDEEVPRSPFKVKVLPTHDASKVKASGPGLNTTGVPASLPVEFTIDAKDAGEGLLAVQITDPEGKPKKTHIQDNHDGTYTVAYVPDVTGRYTILIKYGGDEIPFSPYRVRAVPTGDASKCTVTGAGIGPTIQIGEETVITVDTKAAGKGKVTCTVCTPDGSEVDVDVVENEDGTFDIFYTAPQPGKYIICVRFGGEHVPNSPFQVTALAGDQPSVQPPLRSQQLAPQYTYAQGGQQTWAPERPLVGVNGLDMTSLRPFDLVIPFTIKKGEITGEVRMPSGKVAQPAITDNKDGTVTVRYAPSEAGLHEMDIRYDNMHIPGSPLQFYVDYVNCGHVTAYGPGLTHGVVNKPATFTVNTKDAGEGGLSLAIEGPSKAEISCTDNQDGTCSVSYLPVLPGDYSILVKYNEQHIPGSPFTARVTGDDSMRMSHLKVGSAADIPINISETDLSLLTATVVPPSGREEPCLLKRLRNGHVGISFVPKETGEHLVHVKKNGQHVASSPIPVVISQSEIGDASRVRVSGQGLHEGHTFEPAEFIIDTRDAGYGGLSLSIEGPSKVDINTEDLEDGTCRVTYCPTEPGNYIINIKFADQHVPGSPFSVKVTGEGRVKESITRRRRAPSVANVGSHCDLSLKIPEISIQDMTAQVTSPSGKSHEAEIVEGENHTYCIRFVPAEMGTHTVSVKYKGQHVPGSPFQFTVGPLGEGGAHKVRAGGPGLERAEAGMPAEFSIWTREAGAGGLAIAVEGPSKAEISFEDRKDGSCGVAYVVQEPGDYEVSVKFNEEHIPDSPFVVPVASPSGDARRLTVSSLQESGLKVNQPASFAVSLNGAKGAIDAKVHSPSGALEECYVTEIDQDKYAVRFIPRENGVYLIDVKFNGTHIPGSPFKIRVGEPGHGGDPGLVSAYGAGLEGGVTGSPAEFIVNTSNAGAGALSVTIDGPSKVKMDCQECPEGYRVTYTPMAPGSYLISIKYGGPYHIGGSPFKAKVTGPRLVSNHSLHETSSVFVDSLTKATCTPQHGVPGPGPADATKVVAKGLGLSKAYIGQKSSFTVDCSKAGNNMLLVGVHGPRTPCEEILVKHVGSRLYSVSYLLKDKGEYTLVVKWGDEHIPGSPYRVVVP; encoded by the exons ATGAGTAGCTCCCACTCTCGGGCGGGCCAGAGCGCAGCGGGCGCGGCTCCGGGTGGTGGCGCTGACACGCGGGACGCGGAGATGCCGGCCACCGAGAAGGACCTGGCGGAGGACGCGCCGTGGAAGAAGATCCAGCAGAACACTTTCACGCGCTGGTGCAACGAGCACCTGAAGTGCGTGAGCAAGCGCATCGCCAACCTGCAGACGGACCTGAGCGACGGGCTGCGGCTCATTGCGCTGCTGGAGGTGCTCAGCCAGAAGAAGATGCACCGCAAGCACAACCAGCGGCCCACTTTCCGCCAAATGCAGCTTGAGAATGTGTCGGTGGCGCTCGAGTTCCTGGACCGCGAGAGCATCAAACTGGTGTCCATAG ACAGCAAGGCCATCGTGGATGGGAACCTGAAGCTCATCCTGGGCCTCATCTGGACCCTGATCCTGCACTACTCCATCTCCATGCCCATgtgggatgaggaggaggatgaggaggccAAGAAGCAGACCCCCAAGCAGAGGCTCCTGGGCTGGATCCAGAACAAGCTGCCACAGCTGCCCATCACCAACTTCAGCCGGGACTGGCAGAGCGGCCGGGCCCTGGGTGCCCTGGTCGACAGCTGTGCCCCGG GCCTGTGTCCTGACTGGGACTCTTGGGATGCCAGCAAGCCTGTGAACAATGCACGAGAGGCCATGCAGCAGGCGGATGACTGGCTGGGCATCCCCCAG GTGATCACCCCCGAGGAGATTGTGGACCCCAACGTGGACGAGCATTCTGTCATGACCTACCTGTCCCAGTTCCCCAAGGCCAAGCTGAAGCCAGGGGCTCCCTTGCGGCCCAAACTGAACCCGAAGAAAGCCCGTGCCTACGGGCCAG GCATCGAGCCcacaggcaacatggtgaagaaGCGGGCAGAGTTCACTGTGGAGACCAGAAGTGCCGGCCAGGGAGAGGTGCTGGTGTACGTGGAGGACCCGGCCGGACACCAGGAGGAG GCAAAAGTGACTGCCAATAATGACAAGAACCGCACCTTTTCCGTCTGGTACGTCCCCGAGGTGACGGGGACTCATAAG GTCACTGTGCTATTTGCTGGCCAGCACATCGCCAAGAGCCCCTTCGAGGTGTACGTGGATAAGTCACAGGGTGACGCCAGCAAAGTGACAGCCCAAGGCCCCGGCCTGGAGCCCAGTGGCAACATCGCCAACAAGACCACCTACTTTGAGATCTTTACAGCAG GAGCTGGCACGGGCAAGGTTGAGGTTGTGATCCAGGACCCCGCGGGACAGAAGGGCACGGTAGAGCCTCAGCTGGAGGCCCGGGGCGACAGCACATACCGCTGCACCTACCAGCCCACCATGGAGGGTGTCCACACCGTGCACGTCACGTTTGCCGGCGTGCCCATCCCTCGCAGCCCCTACACTGTCACTGTTGGCCAAG CCTGTAACCCGAGTGCCTGCCGGGCAGTCGGCCGGGGCCTCCAGCCCAAGGGTGTGCGGGTGAAGGAAACAGCCGACTTCAAGGTGTACACAAAGGGCGCTGGCAGTGGGGAGCTGAAGGTCACCGTGAAGGGCCCTA AGGGAGAGGAGCGCGTGAAGCAGAAGGACCTGGGGGATGGCGTGTATGGCTTCGAGTATTACCCCACGGTCCCTGGGACCTATATCGTCACCATCACTTGGGGCGGTCAGAACATTGGGCGCAG TCCCTTCGAGGTGAAGGTGGGCACCGAGTGTGGCAATCAGAAGGTGCGGGCATGGGGCCCTGGGCTGGAGGGCGGCGTCGTTGGCAAGTCAGCAGACTTTGTGGTGGAGGCTATTGGGGACGACGTGGGCACCCTGG GCTTCTCGGTGGAAGGTCCATCGCAGGCCAAGATCGAATGTGACGACAAGGGTGATGGCTCCTGTGATGTGCGCTACTGGCCACAGGAGGCTGGCGAGTATGCCGTTCACGTGCTGTGCAACAGTGAGGACATCCGCCTCAGCCCCTTCATGGCTGACATTCGTGATGCACCCCAGGACTTCCACCCAGACAGG GTGAAGGCACGTGGGCCTGGATTGGAGAAGACAGGTGTGGCCGTCAACAAGCCAGCAGAGTTCACAGTGGACGCCAAGCACGGTGGCAAGGCCCCACTCCGGGTCCAAGTCCAG GACAATGAAGGCTGCCCTGTGGAAGCATTGGTCAAGGACAATGGCAACGGCACTTACAGCTGTTCCTATGTGCCCAGGAAGCCAGTGAAGCACACAGCCATGGTGTCCTGGGGAGGCGTCAGCATCCCCAACAGCCCCTTCAGG GTGAATGTGGGAGCTGGCAGCCACCCCAACAAGGTCAAAGTATATGGCCCCGGAGTGGCCAAGACAGGGCTCAAGGCTCACGAGCCCACCTACTTCACTGTGGACTGCGCCGAGGCTGGCCAGG GGGATGTCAGCATCGGTATCAAGTGTGCCCCTGGAGTGGTAGGTCCCGCTGAAGCTGACATCGACTTCGATATCATCCGCAACGACAATGACACCTTTACGGTCAAGTACACGCCCCGGGGGGCTGGCAGCTACACCATTATGGTCCTCTTTGCTGACCAG GCCACGCCCACCAGCCCCATCCGAGTCAAGGTGGAGCCCTCTCATGACGCCAGTAAGGTGAAGGCTGAGGGCCCTGGCCTCAGTCGCACTG GTGTCGAGCTTGGCAAGCCCACCCACTTCACAGTCAATGCGAAAGCTGCTGGCAAAGGCAAGCTGGACGTCCAGTTCTCAGGACTCACCAAGGGGGATGCAGTGCGAGACGTGGACATCATCGACCACCATGACAACACCTACACAGTCAAGTACACGCCTGTGCAGCAG GGTCCAGTAGGCGTCAATGTCACTTATGGAGGGGATCCCATCCCTAAGAGCCCTTTCTCGGTGGCAGTATCTCCAAGCCTGGACCTCAGCAAGATCAAGGTGTCTGGCCTGGGAGAGA AGGTGGACGTTGGCAAAGACCAGGAGTTCACAGTCAAATCAAAGGGTGCTGGTGGTCAAGGCAAAGTGGCATCCAAGATTGTGGGCCCCTCGGGTGCAGCAGTGCCCTGCAAGGTGGAGCCAGGCCTAGGGGCTGACAACAGTGTGGTGCGCTTTGTGCCTCGTGAGGAAGGGCCCTATGAGGTGGAGGTGACCTATGACGGCGTGCCTGTGCCTGGCAGCCCCTTTCCTGTGGAAGCTGTAGCCCCTACCAAGCCTAGCAAG GTGAAGGCGTTTGGGCCGGGGCTGCAGGGAGGCAGTGCAGGCTCCCCCGCCCGCTTCACCATTGACACCAAGGGCGCCGGCACAGGTGGCCTGGGCTTGACAGTGGAGGGCCCCTGCGAGGCACAGCTCGAGTGCCTGGACAATGGGGATGGCACATGTTCCGTGTCCTATGTGCCCACCGAGCCCGGGGACTACAACATCAACATCCTCTTCGCTGACACCCACATCCCTGGCTCCCCATTCAAGGCCCACGTGGTTCCCTGCTTTGACGCTTCCAAAGTCAAGTGCTCAGGCCCTGGGCTGGAGCGGGCCACCGCGGGGGAAGTGGGCCAATTCCAAGTAGACTGCTCGAGCGCGGGCAGCGCGGAGCTGACCATTGAGATCTGCTCAGAGGCGGGGCTGCCGGCTGAGGTGTACATCCAGGACCACGGCGACGGCACGCACACCATTACATACATTCCTCTCTGCCCCGGGGCCTACACTGTCACCATCAAGTACGGCGGCCAGCCTGTGCCCAACTTCCCCAGCAAGCTgcaggtggagcctgcagtggaCACTTCCGGCATCCAATGTTACGGGCCTGGGATTGACGGCCAGG GTGTCTTCCGTGAGGCCACCACCGAGTTCAGTGTGGACGCCCGGGCTCTGACACAGACCGGAGGGCCGCACGTCAAGGCCCGTGTGGCCAACCCCTCAGGCAACCTGACAGAGACCTACGTTCAGGACCGAGGCGACGGCACGTACAAAGTGGAGTACACGCCTTACGAGGAGG GACTGCACTCGGTGGACGTGACCTACGATGGCAGCCCCGTGCCCAGCAGCCCCTTCCAGGTGCCCGTGACCGAGGGCTGCGACCCCTCCCGGGTGCGTGTCCATGGGCCAGGCATCCAAAGTGGCACCACCAACAAGCCCAACAAGTTCACTGTGGAGACCAG GGGAGCTGGCACGGGCGGCCTGGGCCTGGCTGTAGAGGGCCCTTCCGAGGCCAAGATGTCCTGCATGGATAACAAGGATGGCAGCTGCTCAGTTGAGTACATCCCTTATGAGGCTGGCACCTACAGCCTCAATGTCACCTATGGTGGCCATCAAGTGCCAG GCAGTCCTTTCAAGGTCCCTGTGCATGATGTGACAGATGCGTCCAAGGTCAAGTGCTCTGGGCCCGGCCTGAGCCCAGGCGTGGTTCGTGCCAACCTCCCTCAGTCCTTCCAGGTGGACACAAGCAAGGCTGGTGTGGCTCCACTGCAGGTCAAAGTGCAAGGGCCCAAAG gcctggtggagcCAGTGGACGTGGTGGACAACGCTGATGGCACCCAGACCGTCAATTACGTGCCCAGCCGAGAAGGGCCCTACAGCATCTCAGTACTGTATGGAGATGAAGAGGTGCCCCGGAG CCCCTTCAAGGTCAAAGTGCTGCCTACTCATGATGCCAGCAAGGTGAAGGCCAGTGGCCCCGGACTCAACACCACTGGTGTGCCCGCCAGCCTGCCTGTGGAGTTCACCATCGATGCAAAAGATGCTGGGGAGGGCCTACTGGCTGTCCAGATCACG GATCCGGAAGGCAagccaaagaagacacacatcCAAGACAACCATGACGGCACGTATACAGTGGCCTATGTGCCAGATGTGACGGGTCGCTACACCATCCTCATCAAGTATGGTGGTGACGAGATCCCCTTCTCCCCGTACCGCGTGCGTGCCGTGCCCACCGGGGACGCCAGCAAGTGCACAGTCACAG GTGCTGGCATCGGCCCCACCATCCAGATTGGGGAGGAGACGGTGATCACCGTGGACACTAAGGCGGCAGGCAAAGGCAAAGTGACATGCACTGTGTGCACGCCTGATGGCTCAGAGGTAGATGTGGACGTGGTGGAGAATGAGGACGGCACTTTCGACATCTTCTACACGGCCCCCCAGCCGGGCAAATACATTATCTGTGTGCGCTTTGGTGGCGAGCACGTGCCCAACAGCCCCTTCCAAGTGACG GCTCTGGCTGGGGACCAGCCCTCGGTGCAGCCCCCGCTACGGTCTCAGCAGCTGGCCCCACAGTATACCTACGCCCAGGGCGGTCAGCAGACTTGG GCCCCAGAGAGGCCCCTGGTGGGTGTCAATGGGCTGGATATGACCAGCCTGAGGCCCTTTGACCTTGTCATCCCCTTCACCATCAAGAAGGGCGAGATCACAG GGGAGGTTCGGATGCCCTCAGGCAAGGTGGCACAGCCAGCCATCACTGACAATAAAGATGGCACCGTGACCGTACGGTATGCACCCAGCGAGGCTGGCCTGCACGAGATGGACATCCGCTATGACAACATGCATATCCCAG GAAGTCCCTTGCAGTTCTATGTGGATTATGTCAACTGCGGCCATGTCACTGCTTATGGGCCTGGCCTCACCCACGGAGTAGTGAACAAGCCTGCCACCTTCACCGTCAACACCAAGGATGCAGGAGAGG GGGGCCTGTCTCTGGCCATCGAGGGCCCGTCCAAAGCGGAAATCAGCTGCACCGACAACCAGGATGGGACATGCAGCGTCTCCTACCTGCCTGTGCTGCCGGGTGACTACAGCATCCTAGTCAAGTACAATGAACAGCACATCCCAGGCAGCCCCTTCACGGCCCGGGTCACAG GTGACGACTCCATGCGTATGTCCCACCTAAAGGTGGGCTCTGCTGCTGACATCCCCATCAACATCTCAGAGACGGATCTCAGCCTGCTGACAGCCACTGTGGTCCCGCCCTCAGGCCGGGAGGAGCCCTGTTTGCTGAAGCGGCTGCGTAATGGCCACGTGG ggATTTCATTCGTGCCCAAGGAGACAGGGGAGCACCTGGTGCATGTGAAGAAAAACGGCCAGCACGTGGCCAGCAGCCCCATCCCGGTGGTGATCAGCCAGTCGGAAATCGGGGATGCCAGTCGCGTTCGGGTCTCTGGCCAGGGCCTTCATGAAGGCCACACCTTTGAGCCTGCGGAGTTTATCATTGACACCCGAGATGCAG GCTATGGTGGGCTCAGCCTGTCCATTGAGGGCCCCAGCAAGGTGGACATCAACACAGAGGACCTGGAGGACGGGACGTGCAGGGTCACCTACTGCCCCACAGAGCCTGGCAACTACATCATCAACATCAAGTTTGCCGACCAGCATGTGCCTG GCAGCCCCTTCTCTGTGAAGGTGACAGGTGAGGGCCGGGTGAAAGAGAGCATCACCCGCAGGCGCCGGGCTCCTTCAGTGGCCAACGTTGGCAGTCATTGTGATCTCAGCCTAAAGATCCCTG AAATTAGCATCCAGGATATGACAGCCCAGGTGACCAGCCCATCGGGCAAGAGCCATGAGGCCGAGATCGTGGAAGGGGAGAACCACACCTACTGTATCCGCTTTGTTCCTGCTGAGATGGGCACACACACAGTCAGCGTCAAGTACAAGGGCCAGCACGTGCCTGGGAGCCCCTTCCAGTTCACCGTGGGGcccctaggggaagggggagccCACAAGGTCCGAGCTGGGGGCCCTGGCCTGGAGAGGGCTGAAGCTGGAATGCCAG CCGAATTCAGTATCTGGACCCGGGAAGCTGGTGCCGGAGGCCTGGCCATTGCTGTCGAGGGCCCCAGCAAGGCTGAGATCTCTTTTGAGGACCGCAAGGACGGCTCCTGTGGTGTGGCTTATGTGGTCCAGGAGCCAG GTGACTACGAAGTCTCAGTCAAGTTCAACGAGGAACACATTCCCGACAGCCCCTTCGTGGTGCCTGTGGCTTCTCCGTCTGGCGATGCCCGCCGCCTCACTGTTTCTAGCCTTCAG GAGTCAGGGCTAAAGGTCAACCAGCCAGCCTCTTTTGCAGTCAGCCTGAATGGGGCCAAGGGGGCGATCGATGCCAAGGTGCACAGCCCCTCAGGAGCCCTGGAGGAGTGCTATGTCACAGAAATTGACCAAG ATAAATATGCTGTGCGCTTCATCCCTCGGGAGAATGGCGTTTACCTGATTGACGTCAAGTTCAATGGCACCCACATCCCTGGAAGCCCCTTCAAGATCCGAGTTGGGGAGCCCGGGCATGGAGGGGACCCAGGCTTGGTGTCTGCTTACGGAGCAGGCCTGGAAGGCGGTGTCACAG GGAGCCCAGCTGAGTTCATCGTGAACACGAGCAATGCAGGAGCTGGTGCCCTGTCGGTGACCATTGATGGCCCCTCCAAGGTGAAGATGGATTGCCAGGAGTGCCCTGAGGGCTACCGTGTCACCTATACCCCCATGGCACCTGGCAGCTACCTCATCTCCATCAAGTATGGTGGCCCCTATCACATTGGGGGCAGCCCCTTCAAGGCCAAAGTCACAG